Part of the Zingiber officinale cultivar Zhangliang chromosome 6A, Zo_v1.1, whole genome shotgun sequence genome, AAATTTTACCATTAGAATTTGAAGATGAAATAAAATAATCTTGTCTATCAACAAAATCAGATGTTGGAATATGTTGAAGTTCAATACTTTCCACTAGGCCATTTTCCATTGGAAGACGAAGAAAATGCAAAATACATTGTGCCTTGGACTTGGTACCAACGTATTCTGCAATTTCAATCCAGTTGTCATTATATTTCTCCATGGCCTCAAGTAACAGCAAAGTTTCCTGGTCTGTCCAGTTATCCCCTTCAAGATCTGAATCATCTTTTACAGAATCCATTCTTACAAAATCCAAACTTGAGTGCCCGGTAACAAATTTTGCATCATGGAAACAGTTGGAGCACAGCATTATATCAATCTATTCAAATAAGCACGCTCACCAAATCAGATTAATGTCACAAAGAAACAAAATTGTATAAATATATCCGTGCAAGAGCAGGTTCAATGCTACTAGAATATAGTTTGACCAGAACAATACCAATTAATTTCTACGGATCTAAAATTAATAGTGAGAAGAAATTTCATCACACCAGTTGGAACTAGTTTCACTTGTAGTAAACAATAAATTGTTACCTTCATGCCTATTACTATACTGGCACCGAATTAAAGTCTTCTTCAAAATGAATAGTAACTTAttgggcaaaaattaaaagggcGGTCCTTAATTTGTTATCGTCAAAAGGACAcactagttttaaaaaatttcaaaacagtGCCTCATCCCATTTATTATTGAAAATCAtatttttatagcacaaatatagcAGCTTTGGCCAAAACTGCTACAACATAAAGAAAAATTGATCCTACTTGATCAAAATTACCACACACAGAGCATTGTTATATCAAAATTGCTTCAACTTGGTCAAAATCGCTCCAACTTGGTCAAAATCGCTCCAACTTTGTCAAAATCGCTCAATAATATTGTAGCAGATTCGTTTAAAATTGCTACAACTTGTAGTAACTTTGGCAAAAATTGCTAGAATGTGTTGCTTTGGCCAAAACTACATATTGTAGTTTTGAATAAAACTGCTACATATTGTAGTTTTGAACAAAATTGTTATACGTTGTAATAATTTTGAATAACAACAAAGTGTTGGAACAAGGGTATTTTTAGATGAAAAATAGGATGGAATgttgttttgaaatttttaaaattggggTGCCCCTTTGACAAAAATTACAATAAGGAGTGCCATTTTGAGCTTTGCCCTAGCTTATTTCTCTTATTGTAAATGATACTTATAACAGTGGTGATTTTATGATGAAAATTTAAAAACTGAAGTTACCAGCTATCAGAAAATCAGCCTAACTAAATTAACATAAAAGTTGGAAATCTAGAGCTTTGGACAAGATAGAACACTGGTTACTAAAGAATGGATACTTGATGAAGAATATTATATTAAAATGAAGGCTAGGAAACTTTAATATGCATTTCATTTGTAACATATCTTAGTAATGGAATTGATTATCTAATAAGAAAAAGGCATAAGGGTGAGCAAGGACTAATTAACAAATACCACATCAAGAATTTTTCTCTATATATAAACAGAAAGCAGGGGAGTTGGTTTCATCCTAAAAATACAAGACTTGTCAGAGATGATACTTTCTGCTTTTTCAATTAGATAGTTGTAAGTGGGCTTAGTTCATGAAATAAAGATTGCCTAATATTCAAACATGAGGTGGGCATACAAGACGTGTGAAAATGTTCTTTGGTCTATAGAAGTACTCTCTCTTGAATATGTAAAAGAATGAATGAAATTATAAAGCTAAGTGTTGCACTTAGGTGAAATACAAAATTAGGAATAATTGGGAATTGGAAACAAGAAGGCcaatgagaattttttttttcataagtagctCGAAATAGATTTTTTAGATGATAATATAGTAGGGGATCAAGCTCAGAAGCATAGGAGGATACACAACCACTAGTAACAAATTCTAGAATTATAAAACTTccttgaaaataaataagaacaGTCAAAAGACATGAATAAATGAAATTCATTTTCTCCAAGCACTCAATTCTAATTTATTTGTATACTAGGAAGAGTTAACGATAATGATTGATTATCCTGATGCAATATCATGATGATTGGTAAGACAATGTGAGCAACTTTATCAGAATCCATTTTAGTAGATGTCATATGCTCAAGATGAGATGAAATTCAACTCTCGGATAAAGAATACACACCTCCTTCTGTGATTGATAGTGTAATTTGGTCAGAGGGCAAGAGCAGAAATTGCAGGTATGCTCCGCAATACGTTCCCTAATTCTGCTATCCAAATCTCCAATAAAGGCATCTGAATCTTGTGCAGAACGAGAGAAAAAAGCAATATCCTCTAGTCTAATGCTGCATTTTGGTCTATCAAACAAAATTAAACTGTCTATGGACTTCAAAGGTGCAGTTTGAAGTTGAAGCTCGCCGTTGACATCCTCTCTGAGAAGGGAACCAGCCATCCTAAGGCCACGGTGGACCGAAGAAGCAGCCAGATAGTTAATGATCCCCCAATGATCCAAAAACCTCACTATCCGACTAAGATCATATAGGTCGTTGTTTGGAACTAATGCTTGGCAATCGGCAAAGGAAAGCCTCTTCCCTGGGTTTTCCAAGTATTTGGAAATTATAGTGTTCCGAAGACCTATGTACTTCTCTTGGGTGTGATCGCTGGATTTTCCAGAGAAGAAGTGTGGCACCACTTGTCTCTCCAGCCGGTGGACAGTGTTTCGTGAAAACCAATCTGAACACctcaaaaaaaaacacacacacacaattcTCAGTGCAAACTCAAAGCAACAAAGAGTAAACCCAAAACAAAGGTACAGTTTCTACACTACACACCAGAGTGCATTGGAACAATGAGAAGCTGCTCCTTGTCAAACAGCTTTACCATGCCCTTCCCTTCCATGAGTGGCGGTGGTGTGCATACATAAGTGGAGGGCTTATCCAGGTCCGCTGGCTGCTGCAATGAAGGATTATCGGGGAGCACTGCCGAGAGGGCCTGCATCTGCCCGTGAGAAATGTTCTCCAATAATGGAGGAGACCATGAACGGGCGGCAGAGTTGGAGCGCTCGGCGGCCACAAGAGCGAGGACAGAAGGGTGAGGGCGATTGACAGTGCGGCGAAAAGCGGTGGGAAAATCAGCGATCCGTTGGCCACCGTCGGAGAGGACTTCAGACACTCTGAGGTCGAGAACGGGGTCAGCTGCAGCGGGGATGGGAGGAGAGCTACGGCCGTCCTCCTCCGCATCTGCCCTGACGGGGACGGAGGCATCCTCATCGTTCTCTTCCTCATCTTCCTCGGCTTCAGGTGGCTTCTGGCGCCTAGGATTGGCATCCCGCTTCCTCTTCCGCCATTTGAGCCGGGAATCTGCGGGGGATTGGAGGCGATCGAGGTATAAAAGGAGAGAAAACCGAGGAAATCAAAGAAGAGGAAATCCTCGCGAGAGATGCAGAGAGACGAGAGGGTTTACCTGAAGGAGAAGCGGGCGACATGGGCGGAGCTGGCGAGGGTTTGGAGCAGGAAGAGGGCAAGAGAATGGCGCACGAGTGGGGACAGCGAGGCTGGGCGTCACACGTCAAGGGGTAAGCGTACCGGCAGTCACCGGATGCTTTACACCTGCGAGGAGGCCAAGGGATACCTTTGTCTCTCGTGTCGAAAGTAAACCGAGACGAGCCAAATTTTATTGTTGTCCTGGTTTGATAAGCTAATCcagtttaattttcaataaaaagtcaTTAGAATTGTTATTcaatcttaatttattttttttcagcagcataagttaagttaagtttgattTACTTAGAAGTTATCGATCtctttaattaattgtttaaaaattttaaacttttaaatttatttagt contains:
- the LOC121996658 gene encoding SWI/SNF complex subunit SWI3C homolog isoform X6, with product MSPASPSDSRLKWRKRKRDANPRRQKPPEAEEDEEENDEDASVPVRADAEEDGRSSPPIPAAADPVLDLRVSEVLSDGGQRIADFPTAFRRTVNRPHPSVLALVAAERSNSAARSWSPPLLENISHGQMQALSAVLPDNPSLQQPADLDKPSTYVCTPPPLMEGKGMVKLFDKEQLLIVPMHSDWFSRNTVHRLERQVVPHFFSGKSSDHTQEKYIGLRNTIISKYLENPGKRLSFADCQALVPNNDLYDLSRIVRFLDHWGIINYLAASSVHRGLRMAGSLLREDVNGELQLQTAPLKSIDSLILFDRPKCSIRLEDIAFFSRSAQDSDAFIGDLDSRIRERIAEHTCNFCSCPLTKLHYQSQKEIDIMLCSNCFHDAKFVTGHSSLDFVRMDSVKDDSDLEGDNWTDQETLLLLEAMEKYNDNWIEIAEYVGTKSKAQCILHFLRLPMENGLVESIELQHIPTSDFVDRQDYFISSSNSNGKISGNQDFSSAKPLPFINSSNPVMSLVAFLTSAIGPRVAAACASAALSVLTREDSSQKELVEQATMAGLSAAAVKAKLFADQEEREIQRLVATIINHQLKRLELKLKQFAELETLLLKECEQSERVRQRLSTERIRMMSTRFGASSNNVPSAGGAASAAPVAAPAAMGTNPATGQPPMVPAGAQASFGNSLNAGHRQMQLMQRQQMFGFGPRLPLSAIHPAPVSQNPGFNSAIPNNSTPNHHPLSRSSSSGNTRI
- the LOC121996658 gene encoding SWI/SNF complex subunit SWI3C homolog isoform X5, whose protein sequence is MSPASPSDSRLKWRKRKRDANPRRQKPPEAEEDEEENDEDASVPVRADAEEDGRSSPPIPAAADPVLDLRVSEVLSDGGQRIADFPTAFRRTVNRPHPSVLALVAAERSNSAARSWSPPLLENISHGQMQALSAVLPDNPSLQQPADLDKPSTYVCTPPPLMEGKGMVKLFDKEQLLIVPMHSDWFSRNTVHRLERQVVPHFFSGKSSDHTQEKYIGLRNTIISKYLENPGKRLSFADCQALVPNNDLYDLSRIVRFLDHWGIINYLAASSVHRGLRMAGSLLREDVNGELQLQTAPLKSIDSLILFDRPKCSIRLEDIAFFSRSAQDSDAFIGDLDSRIRERIAEHTCNFCSCPLTKLHYQSQKEIDIMLCSNCFHDAKFVTGHSSLDFVRMDSVKDDSDLEGDNWTDQETLLLLEAMEKYNDNWIEIAEYVGTKSKAQCILHFLRLPMENGLVESIELQHIPTSDFVDRQDYFISSSNSNGKISGNQDFSSAKPLPFINSSNPVMSLVAFLTSAIGPRVAAACASAALSVLTREDSSQKEGRLQHPKNASTSLASELVEQATMAGLSAAAVKAKLFADQEEREIQRLVATIINHQLKRLELKLKQFAELETLLLKECEQSERVRQRLSTERIRMMSTRFGASSNNVPSAGGAASAAPVAAPAAMGTNPATGQPPMVPAGAQASFGNSLNAGHRQMQLMQRQQMFGFGPRLPLSAIHPAPVSQNPGFNSAIPNNSTPNHHPLSRSSSSGNTRI
- the LOC121996658 gene encoding SWI/SNF complex subunit SWI3C homolog isoform X4, with amino-acid sequence MSPASPSDSRLKWRKRKRDANPRRQKPPEAEEDEEENDEDASVPVRADAEEDGRSSPPIPAAADPVLDLRVSEVLSDGGQRIADFPTAFRRTVNRPHPSVLALVAAERSNSAARSWSPPLLENISHGQMQALSAVLPDNPSLQQPADLDKPSTYVCTPPPLMEGKGMVKLFDKEQLLIVPMHSDWFSRNTVHRLERQVVPHFFSGKSSDHTQEKYIGLRNTIISKYLENPGKRLSFADCQALVPNNDLYDLSRIVRFLDHWGIINYLAASSVHRGLRMAGSLLREDVNGELQLQTAPLKSIDSLILFDRPKCSIRLEDIAFFSRSAQDSDAFIGDLDSRIRERIAEHTCNFCSCPLTKLHYQSQKEIDIMLCSNCFHDAKFVTGHSSLDFVRMDSVKDDSDLEGDNWTDQETLLLLEAMEKYNDNWIEIAEYVGTKSKAQCILHFLRLPMENGLVESIELQHIPTSDFVDRQDYFISSSNSNGKISGNQDFSSAKPLPFINSSNPVMSLVAFLTSAIGPRVAAACASAALSVLTREDSSQKDGTVEGRLQHPKNASTSLASELVEQATMAGLSAAAVKAKLFADQEEREIQRLVATIINHQLKRLELKLKQFAELETLLLKECEQSERVRQRLSTERIRMMSTRFGASSNNVPSAGGAASAAPVAAPAAMGTNPATGQPPMVPAGAQASFGNSLNAGHRQMQLMQRQQMFGFGPRLPLSAIHPAPVSQNPGFNSAIPNNSTPNHHPLSRSSSSGNTRI
- the LOC121996658 gene encoding SWI/SNF complex subunit SWI3C homolog isoform X3, translated to MSPASPSDSRLKWRKRKRDANPRRQKPPEAEEDEEENDEDASVPVRADAEEDGRSSPPIPAAADPVLDLRVSEVLSDGGQRIADFPTAFRRTVNRPHPSVLALVAAERSNSAARSWSPPLLENISHGQMQALSAVLPDNPSLQQPADLDKPSTYVCTPPPLMEGKGMVKLFDKEQLLIVPMHSDWFSRNTVHRLERQVVPHFFSGKSSDHTQEKYIGLRNTIISKYLENPGKRLSFADCQALVPNNDLYDLSRIVRFLDHWGIINYLAASSVHRGLRMAGSLLREDVNGELQLQTAPLKSIDSLILFDRPKCSIRLEDIAFFSRSAQDSDAFIGDLDSRIRERIAEHTCNFCSCPLTKLHYQSQKEIDIMLCSNCFHDAKFVTGHSSLDFVRMDSVKDDSDLEGDNWTDQETLLLLEAMEKYNDNWIEIAEYVGTKSKAQCILHFLRLPMENGLVESIELQHIPTSDFVDRQDYFISSSNSNGKISGNQDFSSAKPLPFINSSNPVMSLVAFLTSAIGPRVAAACASAALSVLTREDSSNGSDNLHADVDTHAPHASFSQKELVEQATMAGLSAAAVKAKLFADQEEREIQRLVATIINHQLKRLELKLKQFAELETLLLKECEQSERVRQRLSTERIRMMSTRFGASSNNVPSAGGAASAAPVAAPAAMGTNPATGQPPMVPAGAQASFGNSLNAGHRQMQLMQRQQMFGFGPRLPLSAIHPAPVSQNPGFNSAIPNNSTPNHHPLSRSSSSGNTRI
- the LOC121996658 gene encoding SWI/SNF complex subunit SWI3C homolog isoform X2, with the translated sequence MSPASPSDSRLKWRKRKRDANPRRQKPPEAEEDEEENDEDASVPVRADAEEDGRSSPPIPAAADPVLDLRVSEVLSDGGQRIADFPTAFRRTVNRPHPSVLALVAAERSNSAARSWSPPLLENISHGQMQALSAVLPDNPSLQQPADLDKPSTYVCTPPPLMEGKGMVKLFDKEQLLIVPMHSDWFSRNTVHRLERQVVPHFFSGKSSDHTQEKYIGLRNTIISKYLENPGKRLSFADCQALVPNNDLYDLSRIVRFLDHWGIINYLAASSVHRGLRMAGSLLREDVNGELQLQTAPLKSIDSLILFDRPKCSIRLEDIAFFSRSAQDSDAFIGDLDSRIRERIAEHTCNFCSCPLTKLHYQSQKEIDIMLCSNCFHDAKFVTGHSSLDFVRMDSVKDDSDLEGDNWTDQETLLLLEAMEKYNDNWIEIAEYVGTKSKAQCILHFLRLPMENGLVESIELQHIPTSDFVDRQDYFISSSNSNGKISGNQDFSSAKPLPFINSSNPVMSLVAFLTSAIGPRVAAACASAALSVLTREDSSNGSDNLHADVDTHAPHASFSQKEGRLQHPKNASTSLASELVEQATMAGLSAAAVKAKLFADQEEREIQRLVATIINHQLKRLELKLKQFAELETLLLKECEQSERVRQRLSTERIRMMSTRFGASSNNVPSAGGAASAAPVAAPAAMGTNPATGQPPMVPAGAQASFGNSLNAGHRQMQLMQRQQMFGFGPRLPLSAIHPAPVSQNPGFNSAIPNNSTPNHHPLSRSSSSGNTRI
- the LOC121996658 gene encoding SWI/SNF complex subunit SWI3C homolog isoform X1 — its product is MSPASPSDSRLKWRKRKRDANPRRQKPPEAEEDEEENDEDASVPVRADAEEDGRSSPPIPAAADPVLDLRVSEVLSDGGQRIADFPTAFRRTVNRPHPSVLALVAAERSNSAARSWSPPLLENISHGQMQALSAVLPDNPSLQQPADLDKPSTYVCTPPPLMEGKGMVKLFDKEQLLIVPMHSDWFSRNTVHRLERQVVPHFFSGKSSDHTQEKYIGLRNTIISKYLENPGKRLSFADCQALVPNNDLYDLSRIVRFLDHWGIINYLAASSVHRGLRMAGSLLREDVNGELQLQTAPLKSIDSLILFDRPKCSIRLEDIAFFSRSAQDSDAFIGDLDSRIRERIAEHTCNFCSCPLTKLHYQSQKEIDIMLCSNCFHDAKFVTGHSSLDFVRMDSVKDDSDLEGDNWTDQETLLLLEAMEKYNDNWIEIAEYVGTKSKAQCILHFLRLPMENGLVESIELQHIPTSDFVDRQDYFISSSNSNGKISGNQDFSSAKPLPFINSSNPVMSLVAFLTSAIGPRVAAACASAALSVLTREDSSNGSDNLHADVDTHAPHASFSQKDGTVEGRLQHPKNASTSLASELVEQATMAGLSAAAVKAKLFADQEEREIQRLVATIINHQLKRLELKLKQFAELETLLLKECEQSERVRQRLSTERIRMMSTRFGASSNNVPSAGGAASAAPVAAPAAMGTNPATGQPPMVPAGAQASFGNSLNAGHRQMQLMQRQQMFGFGPRLPLSAIHPAPVSQNPGFNSAIPNNSTPNHHPLSRSSSSGNTRI